In Kineococcus rhizosphaerae, a single window of DNA contains:
- a CDS encoding DUF58 domain-containing protein, producing MFVTGRTAWLALAGLVLVVAWPGWGAFWVWLGVCVLLTGLDVLLAPSPRRLTITRPPLPAVRLGERRSTELLVQNTGAQRVRGVLRDAWVPSAGATRTRHRLDLPPAERRRFEVVLVPTRRGDRLADRVTVRTAGPLGLAGRQRSAPVPGRLRVLPPFTSRKHLPSRLARLRELDGRSAVQHRGQGTEFDSLRDYVDGDDVRSIDWRASARRQAVVVRTWRPERDRRVLLVVDTSRTSAARLEGEHPTVRLDAQIEAALLTAALAARAGDRVDLVAHDRRVRARVRGSSRGDLLPALVEALAPLEPSLVEADWDAVATEVRTTARQRALVVLLTALDSSVLDSGLLPVLEQLATRHTVVLAAVDDPALAALARDHSDAEAVYTAAAAETATAVRDRTARLLTRLGVEVVHADPEGLAPALADRYLALKAAGRL from the coding sequence ATGTTCGTCACCGGCCGGACGGCGTGGCTGGCCCTGGCGGGGCTGGTCCTGGTCGTGGCGTGGCCGGGCTGGGGGGCGTTCTGGGTGTGGCTGGGCGTGTGCGTCCTGCTCACCGGTCTGGACGTGCTGCTCGCCCCGTCGCCGCGGCGGCTCACGATCACCCGGCCGCCGCTGCCCGCGGTGCGGCTCGGGGAGCGGCGCAGCACCGAGCTGCTGGTGCAGAACACGGGCGCGCAGCGGGTCCGGGGCGTGCTGCGGGACGCGTGGGTGCCGTCGGCGGGGGCGACGCGGACCCGGCACCGCCTGGACCTGCCCCCGGCCGAGCGGCGCCGGTTCGAGGTCGTCCTCGTCCCGACCCGGCGCGGGGACCGGCTCGCCGACCGCGTCACGGTCCGCACCGCGGGGCCGCTGGGGCTGGCGGGCCGGCAGCGGTCGGCGCCCGTGCCGGGACGGCTGCGGGTCCTGCCGCCCTTCACGTCGCGCAAGCACCTGCCGTCGCGGCTGGCGCGGCTGCGCGAGCTCGACGGGCGCAGCGCGGTCCAGCACCGGGGGCAGGGCACGGAGTTCGACTCGTTGCGCGACTACGTCGACGGGGACGACGTGCGCTCGATCGACTGGCGGGCCAGCGCCCGCCGGCAGGCCGTCGTCGTGCGCACCTGGCGTCCCGAGCGCGACCGGCGCGTCCTGCTCGTCGTCGACACCTCCCGCACGTCGGCGGCGCGGCTGGAGGGTGAGCACCCGACCGTCCGGCTCGACGCGCAGATCGAGGCCGCGCTGCTGACGGCGGCCCTGGCCGCGCGGGCCGGGGACCGCGTCGACCTCGTCGCCCACGACCGCCGGGTCCGGGCCCGGGTGCGGGGCAGTTCCCGCGGCGACCTGCTGCCCGCGCTGGTGGAGGCCCTGGCCCCGCTCGAACCGTCCCTCGTGGAGGCCGACTGGGACGCCGTCGCGACCGAGGTCCGCACGACGGCCCGCCAGCGGGCGCTGGTCGTGCTGCTCACCGCGCTGGACTCCTCCGTCCTGGACTCGGGGTTGCTGCCCGTGCTGGAGCAGCTCGCCACCCGGCACACCGTCGTGCTGGCCGCGGTGGACGACCCGGCCCTGGCGGCGCTGGCCCGCGACCACTCCGACGCCGAGGCCGTCTACACCGCGGCCGCCGCCGAGACCGCCACGGCCGTGCGGGACCGGACGGCGCGGCTGCTGACCCGGCTGGGCGTGGAGGTCGTGCACGCCGACCCCGAGGGGCTGGCCCCGGCGCTGGCCGACCGGTACCTGGCGCTGAAGGCCGCCGGGAGGTTGTGA
- a CDS encoding ABC transporter ATP-binding protein, whose product MAGAPGQKAQSFVPSGKRLLSRMGPDAARLAVVLVLAVASVALTVYVPKLLGHATDYVVQAAFGGRPLDRSGLGRTIVEVALICVLSAFLSFLQGLMLNRVVQRTVFRLRGDVEAKLHRLPLSHVDSTPRGELLSRVTNDIDNISQSLQQTVSQALVSALTVIGVVVMMFTISWRLALLALVAIPLTLVVVATIAKRSQPLFVSQWRETGALNAQIEEVFTGHDVVTAFGRREEVRARFTARNSELYGASAGAQFLSGTIMPSTMLIGNLVYVAIAVVGATMVTTGSITIGGVQAFVQYSRQFTQPLAQLGSMANLLQSGVASAERVFEVLDAPEMSPDPVDGPKPSGPGRIEFEGVSFRYAPDVPLIEDLSFTAEPGQTVAIVGPTGAGKTTLVNLLLRYYEVDSGRILLDGVDTATMSRQDLRSRAAIVLQDTWLFEGTIEENIAYSRPSASHEEVLEAARAASVDTVVDTLPDGFATVVDDDAGRISAGEKQLVTIARAYLARPQVLVLDEATSSVDTRTERVVQRAMAQLRQDRTSLVIAHRLSTIRDADLILVMESGRVVEQGRHADLVAAGGAYARLHEAQFAGAAAEVE is encoded by the coding sequence ATGGCCGGTGCCCCGGGCCAGAAGGCGCAGTCGTTCGTCCCGTCCGGCAAGCGCCTGCTGTCCCGGATGGGCCCGGACGCGGCGCGGCTGGCGGTGGTGCTGGTCCTGGCCGTGGCCAGCGTCGCGCTGACGGTCTACGTCCCCAAGCTCCTGGGGCACGCGACGGACTACGTGGTGCAGGCCGCGTTCGGCGGCCGGCCGCTGGACCGGTCGGGGCTGGGCCGCACGATCGTCGAGGTCGCGCTGATCTGCGTGCTGTCGGCGTTCCTGTCGTTCCTGCAGGGGCTGATGCTGAACCGGGTCGTGCAGCGCACGGTGTTCCGGCTGCGCGGTGACGTCGAGGCGAAGCTGCACCGGCTGCCGCTCTCGCACGTCGACTCCACGCCGCGCGGGGAACTCCTCTCGCGGGTGACGAACGACATCGACAACATCTCCCAGAGCCTGCAGCAGACCGTGTCGCAGGCCCTGGTCTCGGCGCTGACGGTGATCGGCGTCGTGGTGATGATGTTCACGATCAGCTGGCGGCTGGCGCTGCTGGCGCTGGTGGCGATCCCGCTGACGCTGGTGGTCGTCGCGACGATCGCGAAGCGCTCGCAGCCGCTGTTCGTCAGCCAGTGGCGCGAGACGGGGGCGCTGAACGCGCAGATCGAGGAGGTGTTCACGGGGCACGACGTCGTGACGGCGTTCGGGCGCCGCGAGGAGGTCCGCGCGCGGTTCACGGCGAGGAACTCCGAGCTGTACGGCGCGAGCGCCGGGGCGCAGTTCCTGTCGGGCACGATCATGCCGTCGACGATGCTCATCGGGAACCTCGTCTACGTCGCGATCGCGGTGGTGGGCGCGACGATGGTGACGACGGGGTCGATCACGATCGGCGGGGTGCAGGCGTTCGTGCAGTACTCGCGGCAGTTCACGCAGCCGCTGGCGCAGCTGGGGTCGATGGCGAACCTGCTGCAGTCGGGGGTCGCCTCGGCGGAGCGGGTGTTCGAGGTGCTGGACGCGCCGGAGATGTCGCCGGACCCGGTGGACGGCCCGAAGCCGTCGGGGCCCGGGCGCATCGAGTTCGAGGGCGTGTCGTTCCGGTACGCCCCCGACGTCCCCCTCATCGAGGACCTGTCGTTCACGGCCGAACCGGGCCAGACGGTCGCGATCGTGGGCCCGACGGGGGCGGGCAAGACGACGCTGGTGAACCTGCTGCTGCGCTACTACGAGGTGGACTCGGGGCGCATCCTGCTCGACGGCGTGGACACGGCGACGATGTCCCGGCAGGACCTGCGCTCGCGCGCCGCGATCGTGCTGCAGGACACGTGGTTGTTCGAGGGCACGATCGAGGAGAACATCGCCTACTCGCGGCCGTCGGCCTCGCACGAGGAGGTCCTGGAGGCGGCGCGCGCAGCGTCGGTGGACACGGTCGTGGACACGTTGCCGGACGGGTTCGCGACGGTCGTGGACGACGACGCGGGGCGCATCAGCGCGGGCGAGAAGCAGCTCGTGACGATCGCCCGGGCGTACCTGGCGCGCCCGCAGGTGCTGGTGCTGGACGAGGCGACGAGTTCGGTGGACACCCGCACCGAGCGGGTCGTGCAGCGGGCGATGGCGCAGTTGCGCCAGGACCGCACGAGCCTGGTCATCGCGCACCGGCTCTCGACGATCCGGGACGCGGACCTGATCCTGGTGATGGAGTCGGGGCGGGTCGTGGAGCAGGGCCGGCACGCCGACCTGGTGGCCGCGGGCGGGGCGTACGCGCGGCTGCACGAGGCGCAGTTCGCGGGCGCGGCGGCGGAGGTGGAGTAG
- a CDS encoding AAA family ATPase — protein sequence MTETSTEAVEDARQALRAVRQEVAKAVVGQDAAVTGLVIAVLCRGHVLLEGVPGVAKTLLVRSLSAALHLDTKRVQFTPDLMPGDVTGSLVYDAQSSRFSFREGPVFTNILLADEINRTPPKTQASLLEAMEEKQVSIDGEPRRLPDPFIVAATQNPVEYEGTYPLPEAQLDRFLLKLTLPLPPREDEVEVLARHATGFDPRDLAAAGVRAVATPEQLSIAADAVRRVQCSREVIGYVVDVCRATRDSPSLALGVSPRGATSLLATARAWAWLSGRDYVSPDDVKSLARPTLRHRVQLRPEAELDGVSVDAVLDSVLGSVPVPR from the coding sequence GTGACAGAGACTTCGACCGAGGCCGTCGAGGACGCGCGGCAGGCCCTGCGCGCGGTCCGCCAGGAGGTCGCCAAGGCCGTCGTCGGCCAGGACGCGGCCGTCACCGGACTGGTCATCGCGGTCCTGTGCCGCGGTCACGTCCTGCTCGAAGGGGTTCCGGGGGTGGCCAAGACGCTGCTCGTGCGCAGCCTGTCGGCGGCGCTGCACCTGGACACCAAGCGCGTGCAGTTCACGCCCGACCTGATGCCGGGCGACGTGACGGGCTCGCTGGTCTACGACGCGCAGAGCTCGCGGTTCTCGTTCCGCGAGGGGCCCGTGTTCACGAACATCCTGCTGGCGGACGAGATCAACCGCACGCCGCCGAAGACGCAGGCGTCGCTGCTGGAGGCGATGGAGGAGAAGCAGGTCTCGATCGACGGTGAACCGCGGCGGTTGCCGGACCCGTTCATCGTGGCCGCCACCCAGAACCCCGTCGAGTACGAGGGGACGTACCCGCTGCCGGAGGCGCAGCTGGACCGGTTCCTGCTGAAGCTGACGCTGCCGCTGCCGCCGCGCGAGGACGAGGTGGAGGTCCTGGCCCGGCACGCGACGGGCTTCGACCCGCGCGACCTGGCGGCGGCGGGCGTGCGGGCCGTCGCGACGCCCGAGCAGCTGTCCATCGCCGCCGACGCGGTGCGGCGCGTGCAGTGCTCGCGCGAGGTCATCGGCTACGTGGTGGACGTGTGCCGGGCCACGCGCGACTCCCCCTCCCTGGCGCTGGGCGTCTCCCCGCGCGGGGCGACGTCGCTGCTGGCGACGGCGCGGGCGTGGGCGTGGCTGTCGGGACGGGACTACGTCTCCCCCGACGACGTGAAGTCGCTGGCGCGCCCGACGCTGCGCCACCGCGTGCAGCTGCGGCCCGAGGCCGAGCTCGACGGGGTGAGCGTGGACGCGGTCCTGGACTCGGTGCTGGGTTCCGTCCCGGTGCCGCGCTAG
- a CDS encoding ABC transporter ATP-binding protein, with the protein MLFTLLREHLRPHRGLLVAVLVLQVLQTVASLYLPRLNADIIDRGVVTGDTGYIWRTGALMLAITLVQVVATISAVRCGAYAAMAVGRDVRAAVFGHVLDFSKAEVGRFGAPSLITRGTNDVQQVQMLVLMTCTMIVSAPILCVGGIVMALREDVGLSWLVVVAVPVLVAVMAAIMVRLGPMFGQLQKKIDTVNRVLREQLTGLRVVRGFVREDAERARFERANAELTDVAVRTGRLFSIVFPFVTLVMNLTSAAVVWFGAGRVESGDLQIGSLIAFLSYLVQILMGVMMTTFLAVVGPRAAVSAGRIEEVLQTPTSVRPAQAAATAPSSGRLEFREVSFSYPGADRAVLDRVTFDVAPGRTTAVIGSTGSGKTTVVNLATRLADVSAGAVVLDGVDVRSLADADLRRRVGLVPQRPYLFAGTVASNLRFGRPDASDEELWAALRTAQAEDFVRAKPEGLDTPISQGGTNVSGGQRQRLSIARLLVQRPAVFVFDDAFSALDTATDARLRAALAADLPDAAILVVAQRVSTIVGADEIVVLENGRVVGRGRHGELLQTCPTYEEIVSSQLEVAA; encoded by the coding sequence GTGTTGTTCACCCTCCTGCGAGAGCACCTCCGTCCTCACCGCGGGTTGCTGGTGGCGGTCCTCGTCCTGCAGGTCCTGCAGACCGTGGCCTCGCTGTACCTGCCCCGACTGAACGCCGACATCATCGACCGGGGCGTCGTGACCGGCGACACCGGCTACATCTGGCGCACCGGCGCCCTGATGCTCGCCATCACCCTCGTCCAGGTCGTCGCCACGATCTCCGCGGTCCGCTGCGGCGCGTACGCGGCGATGGCCGTGGGCCGCGACGTGCGCGCGGCCGTCTTCGGGCACGTCCTGGACTTCTCCAAGGCCGAGGTCGGGCGCTTCGGCGCCCCCTCGCTCATCACCCGCGGGACCAACGACGTCCAGCAGGTGCAGATGCTCGTGCTGATGACGTGCACGATGATCGTCTCCGCGCCCATCCTGTGCGTCGGCGGGATCGTCATGGCGTTGCGCGAGGACGTGGGGCTGAGCTGGCTCGTCGTCGTCGCGGTCCCCGTGCTGGTCGCCGTGATGGCGGCGATCATGGTGCGCCTCGGGCCCATGTTCGGTCAGCTGCAGAAGAAGATCGACACCGTGAACCGCGTGCTGCGCGAACAGCTCACGGGGTTGCGCGTCGTGCGCGGTTTCGTCCGCGAGGACGCCGAGCGGGCCCGGTTCGAACGGGCCAACGCCGAACTCACCGACGTCGCGGTCCGGACGGGCCGGCTGTTCTCGATCGTCTTCCCGTTCGTGACGCTCGTGATGAACCTGACCAGCGCGGCCGTCGTGTGGTTCGGCGCGGGCCGGGTGGAGAGCGGGGACCTGCAGATCGGCTCGCTCATCGCGTTCCTGTCCTACCTCGTGCAGATCCTCATGGGCGTCATGATGACGACGTTCCTGGCGGTCGTGGGGCCCCGGGCGGCGGTCTCGGCCGGCCGCATCGAGGAGGTCCTGCAGACGCCGACGAGCGTGCGCCCGGCGCAGGCCGCGGCGACCGCGCCGAGCTCGGGGCGCCTGGAGTTCCGCGAGGTCTCGTTCTCCTACCCCGGCGCCGACCGGGCCGTCCTGGACCGCGTCACCTTCGACGTCGCACCGGGCCGCACCACGGCCGTCATCGGGTCGACGGGGTCGGGCAAGACGACCGTCGTGAACCTCGCGACCCGGCTCGCGGACGTCTCGGCGGGCGCCGTCGTGCTCGACGGCGTCGACGTGCGGTCCCTGGCCGACGCGGACCTGCGCCGGCGCGTGGGACTCGTCCCGCAGCGGCCCTACCTGTTCGCGGGGACGGTGGCCTCGAACCTGCGGTTCGGCCGCCCCGACGCCTCCGACGAGGAGCTGTGGGCGGCGCTGCGGACGGCGCAGGCCGAGGACTTCGTGCGGGCCAAGCCCGAGGGGCTGGACACGCCGATCTCCCAGGGCGGCACCAACGTCTCGGGCGGGCAGCGGCAGCGGCTGTCGATCGCGCGCCTGCTCGTGCAGCGGCCCGCGGTGTTCGTGTTCGACGACGCGTTCTCGGCCCTGGACACCGCGACCGACGCCAGGCTGCGGGCGGCCCTGGCCGCCGACCTGCCCGACGCGGCGATCCTCGTGGTGGCGCAACGGGTCTCCACGATCGTGGGCGCCGACGAGATCGTCGTGCTGGAGAACGGCCGGGTCGTCGGCCGCGGGAGGCACGGGGAACTGCTGCAGACGTGCCCGACGTACGAGGAGATCGTCTCGAGCCAGCTGGAGGTTGCAGCGTGA
- a CDS encoding ABC transporter ATP-binding protein, which translates to MNALPTALPVAPGRRSAAVLARTATAHRGELAAALTTTVLSSGGTVVLPLLLGRAVDVVRAGDPLTPLLVQLSVVAVLTAVTTALARRDAERLGASIAADLRERVVDRSLRMNPRLLERAGSGDVASRVTEDVELFTSSVQLGANVLTAAITVVLSAVGFWALDWRLALAFCVVFPVYALSLRWYLPKAGPLYANERAVAAQRSQVFLQSLHGASTVQAYGMADLQGERVRAASARTVGASRAALGTFARFSMSMNGAEAVGLSALLLTGFQLVRTGTVTVGAVTAAALLFHRLFGPLGTLLLSFDEVSRAAAALNRLVGVVDLPEDPAPQADVVARAPREHVGIRVRGLTHSYADGPDAPLVLRGIDVEVPAGTSLAVVGESGAGKTTLAAVVGGVFPATGGTVELTGARGAVDLTDLDAGSVRERVGVIAQESHVFTGTLREDLTLARPGATDDEVHAALRVVDGDDWVSALPAGLDTRVGPGELPLSQARAQQLALARLVLRDPPVVVLDEATAEAGSAGARDLEQSAEAVVRGRTALVVAHRLSQAAVCDRIAVMADGEIAEIGTHAELLTLGGRYARLWDTWSRTAQAPQAAADT; encoded by the coding sequence GTGAACGCGCTGCCCACCGCCCTGCCCGTCGCCCCGGGCCGGCGCAGCGCCGCGGTCCTGGCCCGGACCGCCACGGCCCACCGCGGCGAGCTCGCCGCCGCGCTGACCACCACCGTCCTGTCCAGCGGCGGGACGGTCGTGCTGCCGCTGCTGCTGGGCCGGGCCGTCGACGTCGTGCGCGCCGGGGACCCCCTGACGCCCCTGCTCGTGCAGCTGTCCGTCGTCGCCGTCCTCACCGCGGTCACCACGGCCCTGGCCCGCCGCGACGCCGAACGCCTCGGCGCGAGCATCGCCGCGGACCTGCGCGAACGCGTCGTCGACCGCTCGCTGCGGATGAACCCGCGCCTGCTGGAGCGCGCCGGGTCCGGGGACGTCGCCTCGCGCGTCACCGAGGACGTCGAGCTGTTCACCAGCTCGGTGCAGCTCGGCGCGAACGTGCTGACCGCCGCCATCACCGTCGTCCTGTCGGCGGTCGGGTTCTGGGCCCTGGACTGGCGCCTGGCCCTGGCCTTCTGCGTCGTCTTCCCCGTGTACGCCCTCAGCCTGCGCTGGTACCTGCCGAAGGCCGGGCCGCTGTACGCGAACGAACGGGCCGTCGCCGCGCAGCGCTCGCAGGTGTTCCTGCAGTCCCTGCACGGCGCCTCCACCGTCCAGGCCTACGGCATGGCCGACCTGCAGGGCGAGCGCGTGCGGGCGGCCTCGGCCCGCACCGTCGGGGCCTCGCGGGCCGCGCTGGGCACCTTCGCCCGCTTCTCGATGTCCATGAACGGCGCCGAGGCCGTGGGCCTGTCTGCGCTGCTGCTCACCGGCTTCCAGCTCGTGCGCACCGGCACCGTCACCGTCGGCGCCGTCACCGCGGCCGCGCTGCTGTTCCACCGCCTGTTCGGGCCGCTGGGCACGCTGCTGCTGTCCTTCGACGAGGTCTCGCGGGCCGCCGCCGCCCTGAACCGCCTCGTGGGGGTCGTCGACCTGCCCGAGGACCCCGCGCCGCAGGCCGACGTCGTCGCCCGCGCGCCCCGCGAGCACGTCGGGATCCGCGTGCGGGGGCTGACGCACAGCTACGCCGACGGCCCCGACGCCCCGCTCGTGCTGCGCGGCATCGACGTGGAGGTCCCCGCCGGCACGTCGCTGGCCGTCGTCGGCGAGAGCGGCGCCGGCAAGACGACCCTGGCCGCCGTCGTCGGCGGCGTCTTCCCCGCCACCGGCGGCACGGTCGAGCTCACCGGGGCGCGGGGCGCGGTGGACCTGACCGACCTCGACGCCGGGTCGGTGCGCGAGCGCGTCGGCGTCATCGCCCAGGAGTCGCACGTCTTCACCGGCACCCTGCGCGAGGACCTCACGCTGGCCCGCCCCGGGGCCACCGACGACGAGGTGCACGCCGCGTTGCGGGTCGTCGACGGTGACGACTGGGTCAGCGCCCTGCCCGCCGGGCTCGACACCCGCGTCGGTCCCGGTGAGCTGCCCCTGTCCCAGGCCCGCGCGCAGCAGCTGGCGCTGGCCCGCCTCGTGCTGCGCGACCCGCCCGTCGTCGTCCTCGACGAGGCCACCGCCGAAGCCGGCAGCGCCGGGGCACGGGACCTGGAGCAGTCCGCCGAGGCCGTCGTCCGCGGCCGCACCGCCCTCGTCGTCGCCCACCGGCTCAGCCAGGCCGCGGTCTGCGACCGCATCGCCGTGATGGCCGACGGCGAGATCGCCGAGATCGGCACCCACGCCGAGCTGCTCACCCTCGGTGGCCGGTACGCCCGACTGTGGGACACCTGGTCCCGCACGGCTCAAGCCCCGCAGGCCGCCGCCGACACCTAG
- a CDS encoding ABC transporter transmembrane domain-containing protein, which translates to MSSRPVLDVLRRHRRAVAVGCGSSMVHQTCEALVPVAIGLAVDRAVGTGDVRAVVLCVLGVLALFAVLSSAGTFAFWTVDVAEFDEAHSLRTSATSAVLRDPAVLRDRQVGDVLSVVTSDTRHTAESLGLVSFLASGCFGMVVAAVVLLRIDVALGLGLLVSVPVVVLGLQALAPRLERRVHDRQRSAGLAAAVAADLLAGLRPLRGFGGVPEAVRRYHLASAVSRRAAVGAAGATSVLVGAGTLATGAILVATAAAAGALVARGRLDLGEFVTVVGMASFLADPVRNVSACVQQLAVSRASARRVAALLTPPAPRTEAGRPRAGHLSPAPGEVLGIVATDTATADAVTAGFAGAGTLVEPAETHLLGETLADALTTGPVPAGRGVELGAALAAAAAPTDLDAPLADGGTNFSGGQRQRIGLARALAADREVLVLRDPTTALDAVTEDRVAAGVRRLRAGVGTTVLVTSSPLLLTRCDRVVLLTADGRHATGTHTELLDDPRFGAEYAAAVSR; encoded by the coding sequence ATGTCCTCTCGCCCCGTGCTCGACGTGCTGCGCCGACACCGCCGCGCCGTCGCCGTCGGCTGCGGGTCCTCGATGGTCCACCAGACCTGCGAGGCGCTCGTCCCCGTCGCCATCGGCCTCGCCGTCGACCGGGCCGTCGGCACCGGCGACGTCCGGGCCGTCGTGCTGTGCGTCCTCGGGGTCCTGGCGCTGTTCGCGGTGCTGTCCAGCGCCGGGACCTTCGCCTTCTGGACCGTCGACGTCGCCGAGTTCGACGAGGCCCACTCCCTGCGCACGTCCGCCACCAGCGCCGTGCTGCGCGACCCCGCCGTCCTGCGCGACCGGCAGGTCGGCGACGTGCTGTCCGTCGTGACCTCCGACACCCGGCACACCGCCGAGTCGCTCGGCCTGGTCAGCTTCCTCGCCTCCGGGTGCTTCGGGATGGTCGTGGCCGCGGTCGTGCTGCTGCGCATCGACGTGGCCCTCGGCCTCGGCCTGCTCGTGAGCGTGCCCGTCGTCGTCCTCGGCCTGCAGGCCCTGGCCCCGCGGCTGGAACGGCGCGTCCACGACCGCCAGCGCAGCGCCGGGCTGGCCGCCGCGGTCGCCGCCGACCTGCTCGCCGGCCTGCGCCCCCTGCGCGGGTTCGGCGGGGTCCCCGAGGCCGTCCGCCGCTACCACCTGGCCAGCGCGGTCTCGCGGCGCGCGGCCGTCGGGGCGGCCGGGGCCACCTCCGTCCTCGTCGGCGCCGGCACCCTGGCCACCGGCGCCATCCTCGTCGCCACCGCCGCCGCCGCCGGCGCCCTCGTCGCCCGCGGCCGCCTCGACCTCGGCGAGTTCGTCACCGTCGTGGGGATGGCCAGCTTCCTGGCCGACCCCGTCCGCAACGTCAGCGCCTGCGTCCAGCAGCTCGCCGTCTCGCGCGCCAGCGCCCGCCGGGTCGCCGCCCTGCTGACCCCGCCCGCCCCCCGCACCGAGGCCGGCCGCCCCCGCGCCGGGCACCTGAGCCCGGCCCCCGGGGAGGTCCTGGGGATCGTCGCGACCGACACGGCGACGGCGGACGCGGTCACCGCGGGCTTCGCCGGGGCGGGCACGCTCGTCGAGCCCGCCGAGACGCACCTGCTCGGCGAGACCCTCGCCGACGCGCTGACGACCGGTCCCGTCCCGGCCGGCCGCGGCGTCGAGCTGGGCGCCGCGCTCGCCGCGGCCGCCGCCCCCACCGACCTCGACGCGCCCCTGGCCGACGGCGGCACGAACTTCTCCGGCGGCCAGCGCCAGCGCATCGGCCTGGCCCGCGCGCTGGCCGCCGACCGGGAGGTGCTGGTCCTGCGCGACCCGACGACGGCCCTGGACGCCGTCACCGAGGACCGCGTCGCCGCGGGCGTGCGCCGGCTGCGCGCCGGGGTCGGGACGACCGTGCTGGTCACCTCCTCCCCGCTGCTGCTGACGCGCTGCGACCGCGTCGTGCTGCTGACCGCCGACGGCCGGCACGCCACCGGCACGCACACCGAGCTGCTCGACGACCCCCGGTTCGGCGCCGAGTACGCCGCGGCGGTGAGCCGGTGA
- a CDS encoding DUF4350 domain-containing protein, producing MIGGQVRDGVREGVRDGVRGAVRRHRAAVLVVLLVVATAVLVALLTPRTDESAFTPESVDPGGGRALARVLADRGVTVTEARTFADASGALAGGAGGDATVLVTAPDLLSDARLRTLAGSGADVVLLRPSEASLAAFTDDVTPTGRASTATRDPGCEDPDAVAAGPARAGGQTYAASGGATACYGGSFARTALGRATLTVVGQPTSMTNRWVAQEGNAALALRTLGARRDLVWYLPDPVDTESAQVPLTALLPGWTWPAVGVLALATGFVLLWRGRRLGRLVDEPLPVVVRAAETVEGHGRLYASARACARAAQALREATLRRLRGWTGLDVRADVADVADQVAWITGRPAPAVRELLAGAAPHDDPALVRLAVDLDALERDVRSTSPRKVPTQ from the coding sequence GTGATCGGCGGCCAGGTCCGCGACGGGGTCCGCGAGGGGGTCCGTGACGGGGTCCGTGGCGCGGTCCGCCGCCACCGCGCGGCGGTGCTGGTGGTGCTGCTCGTCGTGGCCACCGCGGTGCTGGTGGCGCTGCTGACGCCGCGCACCGACGAGTCCGCCTTCACCCCCGAGTCCGTCGACCCCGGCGGCGGGCGGGCGCTGGCGCGCGTCCTGGCCGACCGGGGCGTGACGGTCACCGAGGCCCGCACGTTCGCCGACGCGTCGGGGGCCCTGGCCGGGGGCGCGGGCGGTGACGCGACCGTGCTGGTGACCGCCCCGGACCTGCTCTCGGACGCGCGGCTGCGGACCCTGGCCGGTTCCGGCGCCGACGTCGTGCTGCTGCGTCCCTCCGAGGCGTCGCTGGCGGCGTTCACCGACGACGTCACCCCCACGGGCCGTGCGTCGACGGCCACCCGCGACCCCGGCTGCGAGGACCCCGACGCGGTCGCGGCCGGGCCCGCGCGGGCCGGCGGTCAGACGTACGCCGCGAGCGGTGGCGCGACGGCCTGCTACGGCGGGTCGTTCGCGCGGACCGCGCTGGGGCGCGCGACGTTGACGGTCGTGGGGCAGCCGACGTCCATGACGAACCGCTGGGTCGCGCAGGAGGGGAACGCGGCGCTGGCGCTGCGCACGCTCGGCGCGCGCCGCGACCTGGTGTGGTACCTGCCCGACCCCGTCGACACCGAGTCCGCGCAGGTCCCGCTGACGGCGCTGCTGCCCGGCTGGACGTGGCCGGCGGTCGGGGTCCTGGCCCTGGCCACGGGGTTCGTCCTGCTGTGGCGGGGCCGCCGGCTCGGCCGGCTCGTCGACGAGCCGCTGCCCGTCGTGGTGCGGGCGGCCGAGACCGTGGAGGGGCACGGCCGGCTGTACGCCAGCGCCCGCGCCTGCGCCCGGGCGGCGCAGGCGTTGCGGGAGGCCACGCTGCGCCGGTTGCGGGGGTGGACGGGGCTGGACGTGCGCGCCGACGTCGCCGACGTCGCCGACCAGGTGGCGTGGATCACCGGCCGCCCCGCGCCCGCCGTCCGTGAGCTGCTCGCGGGCGCCGCACCGCACGACGACCCCGCGCTCGTCCGGCTCGCCGTCGACCTCGACGCCCTCGAACGCGATGTCCGCAGCACCTCACCCAGGAAGGTCCCCACCCAGTGA